DNA from Metabacillus flavus:
AGGGCAGTTATTAGACTATATGAGAACAATGGAGATTGACCGCCCAAAGGTCTGGGATTAATAGTTTAGTTCAAACAAGACTTTATTAAGCGAGCCAACCTCCTCTTCAAGCTCCCTAAGCGGGGGAAGATCGCGGTTTTGAATGGGTTCTTATTGGTAGTTCAACTACGACCCGTGTCAGTATCTCCTCAGTTCGACTGCACTGGGAGGGAGAACTGATACCAGCTAAAGATTCTGCCTCCATGTTTCCCTCTTTCGACAGGCTGCTATTTGGCCGGAAAATTAGGAGAGATGCAGGAAAGTTCGAATAAAGAAATGAAAGCTTCAATTAAATGGACTTGTGTGATCCATCACAGGAGGGCATTTTTTGAGATTGTCCGCACGTGCAATCTTTTAATCCCTTCCCATCCAGGATTTGAGGCAAATACTTTTCAACTCTTGCTACCCGGGTTTTGGATTGTTTAGGCGCAGCAAAGTAAAGAAGATAGGCTCTTTGCCGTCCTGGGGTAAGTGCTTCAAAAGCCGTTTTCAACGAAGGCATTTCATCTAATTTATTTTGAAATTCTTCAGGAACGGCGAATTCTGTATGCTTTTTAAGGTTTACTTCCAAACCGGTTTTTTCAACTTCAATGGCTTCATAAATATAGGCTTTCAGAGTCGCTTCCATTTCAGCTATTTCTTGAACATTGGTGAACCGGATTTGGCGCGCCGCCTGTACATTTTCTGTTTGCTGGACTAGAATCCCGTGAGCATCTTTCAGCAATGCACCTTTGTGGAACAGAAGCGCACAATACTCTTTGAATCCGTGCATTAAAACGATGTTTTTCCCCTCAAGTGTGTAACATGGATGCATCCATTTAAATTCTTCGGTAAGCTCGCAATCAAGAACGATTTTTCTTAGCTTCTCGTATTCTTCCTGCCAGGTTTTGGCTTCGCTTAGAAATTCATCAACTTTAGGATTTGTTTTGCTTGTTGTCATCAAAAAACACCTCATTTGAAAATATTTTTGCTGAATAAACTTATTCAAATCTCCAGCCCTTTAGCTGCAGTGCAATTTGGTCAATCTAAGTGACTTGTACGATTAGCAAATTTTATAATTTGCCGTCCTTTGTAATAATCCAAGAAATGAATACCTGTGTTGTTCGTATGAAACCAATTGTTGTTTTCAAACGGTAAATGAAGAAAACTTTCAATTATTTTCGTTATCATTCCACCGTGGGTGATGACGGCAATGGTAGAGTATGCTTTACTGTTTTCTCTAATATAAGAAAGAACGGATTCTCCCCGCATCCTAAATTCGTGGTTACTCTCTGAATCCTGCTGTTCGATTAATTGATCTATGTAATGAACCGGACAGCCGATAGTCTTTGATAAAACGTCTGCCGTGCCGCTGGCTCTTTTTAACGTGCTGCTCCAAACAAAATCGGGAGGGAATTCTTTAGAAACCCGCTGCGCCATTTTCTCTGATTGCAGCAGCCCGTTTGGGGTTAAAGGCAGATCCGTTGAACCATTATAATTCTGCTCTAAAAAGTCGTCTTCTGATTCCCCGTGACGAATCAATAAAATCTGCATCCAGACCATCCTCTTCAATCGAATTTCCTCTGCATATTATAACTAACAAAATTCGATGATAGCCTGCTATTATCCTTCCTTGTTGCAGGATGCAGACCTTCCTTTTTAGATAAGCACTACTATTAATCTCTATTCACTGCAGAATAGCCGTCAATCATCCTTCTATATTCCGGGACCAATCTGGCAAAGAAGGGGGTAACAGCAGTTGCAGGAAAACGGTCTTTTTTGTATTTGAGTATTTTAAAGCGAAGTGTCCAGATTAGTAATCTTGCCGAAAAGCAATGCATCATAATACATACCCTCTATAAAATAGTGGTCTTTTAATCGGCCTTCTAACGCATACCGGTTCTTTTCAAGTATCCGTCCAGACCCAACATTTGCATGCACGACTCTGGCATAGAGTTTATGAAGATTAAGGGATTTGAATGCAAAATCACTCATCAATGCAACAGCTTCTGTGCCAAACCCTTTACCCCAATGATTTTTATGCAATACATAACCAATTTCAGCATGGTTTGCATCACGGTCAAAATTGAAAATCATGGCAGTCCCTATCATTTTTTGTGTTGATTTTTCAGCAATGGAGGCATATAAATGGGTACCTTCCGATTCACGTCTTAACATGGTTTCGATGTGCGCAGAAGTTTCCTCCAAACTATTCATCAAATTCCAGCCGATAAATCGCGAAACGTCTCGATCAGACGCATAAAGATGCATCTCTTGAACATCATCGATTCTGAGTGGTTTGAAGAAGATTTTTTCACCGTCCAGTGAATGAAATAACTTAGCCTGCTCCTTCATTAGTAACATCCATTTGTAAATGTTGATCTATCAAAGCGGTACATTCCCAAGCTTAGCGTACTTTTTTAAAAGAAGGACTTGAGTAGAGTCCTATTCTGCACACTGAAAATTAGCTGCCTGCCGCATTATAGGATCATGTGATTTTTTCAATCCCTTCAATTGCTTCCAAGATTACGGGGTCGAAGTCCAGTGACTCAAGAAGAGCGATTCCTTCCACTATTACCAGGGCCAAGGCAGCCGCCTGTTCATTCGTTTCTCCTTCACCGACTTTTATGACCTTTTTGTAAAACTCATAAAAACTGTCACAAATCTCTCTTGCTATGGGATAGAAGGGATCTTCTTTTTTGGAGGCAATTGCAATTAATTCGAGCCACAACTTCATGTAGGGGCTAACTTCCGGATTTTTCATCATCTGATAAAGATACTTTACAACGCTTGAGAATGATTTTTTCTCCATTTCTGTGTTGTCTAACATATGGATTAACTTTGCTGAAATCGATGATAGGACTACAGTGAGCAGTTCTTCTTTATCTTTAAAATAGTGAAGAAGCATTCTATCACTTGTTTCCGCTGCTTGTGCAAGGTTTCGCAGGCTGGCAGATTGGATTCCATTTGAAAGGATATACGCAGACATCTCTTCAATTAATTCTTGTTTTCTTATTGCCCCTTTTTTCACAACGAACACCCTTCATCTCTTTTTGTGTAGTATATGCTACATCTTATTTGTGCAGCAAACGAACCATAGGATTACGATTAACTATTTCAAGGCTGAGTCTTAGTTCACTTTATCATGTTTATCCCTTTTTTCGTACTTGATATATAGTGTAGCAGGTGCTACATTGATTACATGTAGTGAACGCTACACTTTTAAAAAGGGGGGGAATCAATATGTTACAGAATAAGACCGAACCGCAGAATAGTTCTTATGACAGTCCAATTTCCAAAAAGCTTATCATCGCTGTACTTGTGCTATTTACTCCGTTAACCGCAATGGCTGTTGTTCAAAATGGGTTTTTGGGGATATTCGCCAAGGCGTTCCAAAATTACGCCACCATTCAAATCTTTGTAGATTTGCTCATTGCCAGTTTCTTAATCCTTATATGGATGTGGTTTGATGCCAAGAAAACAAATCGCTCTTTTTGGCCTTGGGCATTGCTTACTTTGGCAGCAGGATCATTCGGTCCCCTTTTATACTTATTATTCGGCAAAGATAGGCGAGCGAAAACTGCTAAATAACAAAGCCGATTGTCCTTGTATGATCGGGTTGGTTTTAACGAAGTCATCCAATACATGGGGAATGGGTAAAGCTATAATCACTCTATAACGTATTTTTAAATAGAGACGCAGATAAGGTGATTAGATGCTGCCGGACACAATCAGATTAAAAGGTTTCACAAGAGAAAACAGGCATGAAATGATCGACTATTCAGCTGGAAGTATTTCGAATTGTTCAGGGTGGGTTACAAATCATACGATGTATTCCAATAAAATCATTGTGATTAATTTTGAGATGAAAGTTAAGGGAGTAAAGGAACTAATCCATTTAATTAACAGTAACGGCATGACTTTATTTGAAGACAGCCTCAAAATCATTGCAGATTTTCCAGAAAATCTGGTTGACGCTGATAAGGAAAAGGAGATAATGGGTTCGATTAATATTACGTTTATCAATGATGAACCCGATATAAGAATTCCGATTCCTCCTATTCCAGGGTAAGAGGAATACAATTTAATATGCTTATGAGGGAAGTGTTAAAATAGCTTTCCTTTTTTAAATTTGCTTATGGCCAAAATATAAAAAAGCGAGGGATAAAAATGACCGTACATATGAGCAAGTGCAGTGCAGAAGATTTGCAGCTGCTGCAGGAAATAGGAATTGAGACATTTAATGATACATTTAAAGATCAGAATACAGCTGAAAACATGGAAGCCTATTTAGAAAGGGCCTTTGAATTAAAACAGGTAGAAAAAGAATTATCGAATCCCTTCTCCGAGTTTTATTTCATTTATTTTAATGAAGAGCTCGCTGGATATTTAAAGGTGAATATCAATGATGCCCAGTCGGAAAAAATGGATGACGAGTCACTTGAGATTGAAAGGATTTATGTACGAACAAGATTTCAAAAGCAGGGGCTTGGAAAAGTTCTTTTAAACAAAGCGGTCGAACGAGCGGCAGAACAGGATAAAAAGAAAATCTGGCTTGGAGTTTGGGAAAAGAACGAGAACGCCATCGCTTTCTATAAAAAGATGGGATTTGTTCAAACGGGAGCCCACTCTTTTTATATGGGCGATGAAAAACAAACCGATTATATTCTGGTCAAGTCACTTGGCTGAATGTCAGATGACTGTGGAAAAGTTTTACTGAGCAGCACTTTTCCACAGTTTAATAACAAGAAGTGTAATATCGCCTTAAAAGGTTTAATGAAATCGATTTATCCACACTGTGGATAAAATAATCTTTTATCCAAAAATCTGTGCAGCAATCCCATATAAATGGTTGTTTCTGGTAGGCATGCTATCAGAATTGATGATCATTATTGGAGGTTGACTGACTTTTTCAAAACCGCTATTTCTCAAACGATTCATAAACATTCCATCCCGGGGTGGAAGATCAATCCTTAGCTTTCCTTTGTGATTAAATGCCAATCGATTAAGCAGATAAGCAGCCGCTCTGTCATTAACGGCAACAATCGGACCTAAAATTAAATGGCATGGACCTAAGACAGAAAGACCGAAACCAAGCACGCTTCCTATTTCATCTCTCAAAACAAGAGATTGATGTGACTGTTTAATTCTATTTATGAGGAGTTTTCGGCGGAAATCACCAAAAGCATTTTTGTCTAATTCAAAAACCTTAACTAAATCAGCATCCTGTAAAACCTCTGCTTTTAATCCTTAGCAGGAAAACTATTATAAGGTACATAGTTAATACAAATGAACTTATGTACATCACCGACTACTTTAAAGTCCATTCTATTCCGCAATTGATTTTCCATTTGAACTTTTCCACAGCTTATTAAGAATCAGCACAAAAGGACTGCCGAGCTCAGTTTATAAATGATCCACAATCCTGATATAATAGGTAGGAGTAGAATTCATCAAAAGGGAGATGGTTTTAGCGTGAGTATGCCTAAAGAAAACCATGTATCCATCCAAGAGTATTATAAAAGACGTGAGCAAAGTGATACGCTGATGGAATATATAAATGGAGTGGTATACATGACTCCTTCTCCTTCAACCGCCCACCAGCGAATTTCAGGCCGCTTATTTGTGCAGCTGTACCAGCTTTTAGAAGGAGAAGAGTGTGAAGCCTTTCATGCTCCATTTGATATTGAGTTATCGAAAGAGGATATATCGGAAAACAAAGTGGTTATTCCCGATCTTTCGGTAATCTGTGACAAATCCGGGTTAAGTGAGAGTAGATATACGGGCGTTCCTGCCTTAATTATAGAAATTATTAGTCCCTCCAACCAATCGCATGACTTGGTAACGAAGTTAAATCTGTATATGCAGTACGGGGTCCAGGAATACTGGATTGTTAATCCGCTCATTCATACGATCCACGTGTATACCCTTTCTGATAATAAGCAATATGTGCAAAAAGATGTAGTGAAAGAAATAGGGGTTATTCAATCGAGTTTGTTTGAAGAGTTTTATGTAGATGCGAAATTCTTGTTTAAGCAATAAAAATGCCTTTTTGGGGCTTTTTTTTGTTGGATTGGAAAATCACCCTTTCCCCCATCCGCCCATAGAATACATATCAGCGATTATGGGGGGAAGTTATGTACACGTATGATCCCAGAGCCATTCAGCCGCAGGTTGTCGCGTTTGCGAGGAAAGATGTCACAGGAGACCGGATCCCGGACAATGTGTATTTAACCGGGATTAAAACGGCAGACAGTCCATTTATTAAAAACATCACGCTTCTTGTGCAGGACGGCAGAACAGGCACAGCTACAAGAGTTCAGCTGCGGGAAAATGCGGGCTATAGTCCGACTTTATTTTTGGAGGACTTTACTGGTGATGGAATTGCCGATATTTTAATCAGAATTGAATCGGGTGGAAGCGGGGCTTTTACGTATGACTACCTCTATTCATTTCTCCAAAATAAACCCCGGCTGCTTTTCGATTCCGAGAAGTATAACGGGCAGTATGAATATGAGGTCACGTATCAGGACTACTATAGGGTGAAATTGGTCAGCAAGGCGAATAATCTGACCTATTTAATTGATATTTCCTTAAGGGACCCGGAGTACTTAAATGAAATCTATGATCGAAACGGCAAGCTGAAAACGCCTATAAAGGGATTCGTGAATCCATTGAGCGGCTTGTATCCTGTGGATTTCGATTCGAATGGAGTGTATGAATTGCTGGCGTATCAAAAGGTCGCGGGAAGATACAATGCGGATGCTTTAGGATATGTCCAAAACACGCTGGCATGGAAAACGGACCGGTTTGTGCTGCAGAATCAGTATGTGGCTATATTTGGAGCTTAAACTTTTCCCCTCGGACATTGGTCTGAGGGATTTTTTTTTGTATCGCGGCTTGAAGATCAGTTTGTATGAATATCTTTATACGAGTAGATTGGAGGGAAAGGAATGAAAGCAATCGTTTCTGATAAATATGGTCCGCCTGATGTTCTTCAATTAAAAGAAATCCCAACACCTATTTTTAAAGACACTCAAGTACTTGTAAAGGTGCATGCAGCCTCCCTGAATTATGGCAACGTGGTTCTTCTTAGAGGAAAACCGTTTCTGGCCCGATTTGCCTTCGGTCTGCTAAAACCTAAATACTCTATACCTGGGGGTGACATATCAGGGACGGTTGAAGCTGTCGGCAAAGATGTTAAGCAGCTTCAGCCCGGTGATGAGGTGTTCGGCGATCTATCCCTGAGCGGGTGGGGCGGTTTTGCTGAATATGTATCGGTTCCTGAGCGTGCACTCGTTCGTAAACCAGCCAGCCTTTCCTTTGAGGAAGCAGCTGCTGTCCCGATGGCTGGCGTTACGGCGTTACAGGCTCTCCGTGATAAAGGGAAGATCCAGTCAGGACAAAGGGTTTTAATTTATGGAGCATCTGGTGGTGTAGGGACGTTTGCGGTGCAGATTGCGAAAGCGTTCGGAGCAGAGGTAACGGCTCTATGCAGTACGAGAAATGTAAACATTGCGCAATCAATAAGTGCGGATTATGTGATTGACTATAGAAAGGAAGATTTTAGCAAGCAGACGGAGCGATATGACCTGATTTTGGCTGCTAACGGGTACCAGCCAATTTCGGTTTACAGGCGTGCACTAACTTCGAATGGAACCTATGTAATGGCTGGAGGCTCCGGTGCTCAAATGTTCCAAGCCATGGCTCTTGGCCCATTGCTGTCGATGTCCGGAAGAAGGAAAATGGGAAATGTTCTCCAAAAGGCAAACCAAAAGGACTTGGTTTTCTTGAAAGAACTTATTGAAACCGGCAAAGTAAAACCCGTGATTGACCGGGGTTTTAAGCTATGTGAAGTTCCCGAAGCATTCAGGTATTTTGAAGAAGGACACGCTCAGGGAAAAGTGGTCATTTCTGTGTGAAGTCCATGAAAAGTAAAAAAGTCTGCTTTATTTCAAAATGCTGTCGTTTATCCCCTTTAAATTTTCATCAGTTCTTCGTATAATGACAACGGATGAGGAAAATGGGGGTGGAACGATGGAGATACCTTTGAATGAATTGAATATGTATAAAAATTTTGAAGAAATGGCATCTGATATTCTTGAAATGGCCAATGAGTTTATGCCTGATAAGCTGATTTTTTTAAGCACGCTGACCGATTCTGAGCAAATTATCCTTAAAGTACGTGATAACAACACGAACATTCCAGTATGGGAAGGAATGCGTATGGACCTTCCTGACACCGCTTGCAACCGGATTGATTTCGACCGGAATGCGCCATTGATATTTGAAGACGTGCGTAAAGAGAGCCATCTCAATGGGGTGAAGAAAATACTGTTGGATGCCAACATCAATTCATATATTGGCGTTCCGATTATCCTTCACAATGGAGAAGCCTTTGGGACGCTGTGCGCGGTTGAAGCATCTGCCGCCGCATTCAGCACAAAAAGCATTCAAATGTTTCAAAGGATTGCAAAGATGTTTTCTTTTTATTTGGATTTGGAGCGGAGAGCGTACAGAGATTCTTTAACCGGTTTGTATAATCGGGAGTTTTTATCGAAACATTTTCATGATTATTCAGCCAGCGGGGGAGCTTTGTTCTTTCTGGATCTGGATGGCTTTAAAAAAGTGAATGATATGTATGGGCATGATAAAGGGGATGAAGTGCTAAAAGAAACGGCGCTGAAACTGGATGAGTTCATGAAACTGCACAGCG
Protein-coding regions in this window:
- a CDS encoding DUF1801 domain-containing protein; this encodes MTTSKTNPKVDEFLSEAKTWQEEYEKLRKIVLDCELTEEFKWMHPCYTLEGKNIVLMHGFKEYCALLFHKGALLKDAHGILVQQTENVQAARQIRFTNVQEIAEMEATLKAYIYEAIEVEKTGLEVNLKKHTEFAVPEEFQNKLDEMPSLKTAFEALTPGRQRAYLLYFAAPKQSKTRVARVEKYLPQILDGKGLKDCTCGQSQKMPSCDGSHKSI
- a CDS encoding histidine phosphatase family protein — encoded protein: MQILLIRHGESEDDFLEQNYNGSTDLPLTPNGLLQSEKMAQRVSKEFPPDFVWSSTLKRASGTADVLSKTIGCPVHYIDQLIEQQDSESNHEFRMRGESVLSYIRENSKAYSTIAVITHGGMITKIIESFLHLPFENNNWFHTNNTGIHFLDYYKGRQIIKFANRTSHLD
- a CDS encoding GNAT family N-acetyltransferase, with protein sequence MTVHMSKCSAEDLQLLQEIGIETFNDTFKDQNTAENMEAYLERAFELKQVEKELSNPFSEFYFIYFNEELAGYLKVNINDAQSEKMDDESLEIERIYVRTRFQKQGLGKVLLNKAVERAAEQDKKKIWLGVWEKNENAIAFYKKMGFVQTGAHSFYMGDEKQTDYILVKSLG
- a CDS encoding VCBS repeat-containing protein, with the translated sequence MYTYDPRAIQPQVVAFARKDVTGDRIPDNVYLTGIKTADSPFIKNITLLVQDGRTGTATRVQLRENAGYSPTLFLEDFTGDGIADILIRIESGGSGAFTYDYLYSFLQNKPRLLFDSEKYNGQYEYEVTYQDYYRVKLVSKANNLTYLIDISLRDPEYLNEIYDRNGKLKTPIKGFVNPLSGLYPVDFDSNGVYELLAYQKVAGRYNADALGYVQNTLAWKTDRFVLQNQYVAIFGA
- a CDS encoding NAD(P)-dependent alcohol dehydrogenase, with amino-acid sequence MKAIVSDKYGPPDVLQLKEIPTPIFKDTQVLVKVHAASLNYGNVVLLRGKPFLARFAFGLLKPKYSIPGGDISGTVEAVGKDVKQLQPGDEVFGDLSLSGWGGFAEYVSVPERALVRKPASLSFEEAAAVPMAGVTALQALRDKGKIQSGQRVLIYGASGGVGTFAVQIAKAFGAEVTALCSTRNVNIAQSISADYVIDYRKEDFSKQTERYDLILAANGYQPISVYRRALTSNGTYVMAGGSGAQMFQAMALGPLLSMSGRRKMGNVLQKANQKDLVFLKELIETGKVKPVIDRGFKLCEVPEAFRYFEEGHAQGKVVISV
- a CDS encoding sensor domain-containing diguanylate cyclase, with the protein product MEIPLNELNMYKNFEEMASDILEMANEFMPDKLIFLSTLTDSEQIILKVRDNNTNIPVWEGMRMDLPDTACNRIDFDRNAPLIFEDVRKESHLNGVKKILLDANINSYIGVPIILHNGEAFGTLCAVEASAAAFSTKSIQMFQRIAKMFSFYLDLERRAYRDSLTGLYNREFLSKHFHDYSASGGALFFLDLDGFKKVNDMYGHDKGDEVLKETALKLDEFMKLHSGFATRLGGDEFILNFVGLFQMEDLRMLAENLLAYLSSSDTQLADFHLSVSIGIASYLPGDSKPLNMLLKNADHALYRAKTQGKNTFRFY
- a CDS encoding TetR/AcrR family transcriptional regulator; this encodes MKKGAIRKQELIEEMSAYILSNGIQSASLRNLAQAAETSDRMLLHYFKDKEELLTVVLSSISAKLIHMLDNTEMEKKSFSSVVKYLYQMMKNPEVSPYMKLWLELIAIASKKEDPFYPIAREICDSFYEFYKKVIKVGEGETNEQAAALALVIVEGIALLESLDFDPVILEAIEGIEKIT
- a CDS encoding Uma2 family endonuclease, which encodes MSMPKENHVSIQEYYKRREQSDTLMEYINGVVYMTPSPSTAHQRISGRLFVQLYQLLEGEECEAFHAPFDIELSKEDISENKVVIPDLSVICDKSGLSESRYTGVPALIIEIISPSNQSHDLVTKLNLYMQYGVQEYWIVNPLIHTIHVYTLSDNKQYVQKDVVKEIGVIQSSLFEEFYVDAKFLFKQ
- a CDS encoding GNAT family N-acetyltransferase codes for the protein MKEQAKLFHSLDGEKIFFKPLRIDDVQEMHLYASDRDVSRFIGWNLMNSLEETSAHIETMLRRESEGTHLYASIAEKSTQKMIGTAMIFNFDRDANHAEIGYVLHKNHWGKGFGTEAVALMSDFAFKSLNLHKLYARVVHANVGSGRILEKNRYALEGRLKDHYFIEGMYYDALLFGKITNLDTSL
- a CDS encoding DUF2834 domain-containing protein, with amino-acid sequence MLQNKTEPQNSSYDSPISKKLIIAVLVLFTPLTAMAVVQNGFLGIFAKAFQNYATIQIFVDLLIASFLILIWMWFDAKKTNRSFWPWALLTLAAGSFGPLLYLLFGKDRRAKTAK